Within the Candidatus Ruthia endofausta genome, the region TTATATTTTGTTGGGCTTAAAGCCCTCGTTTATGAGTTTACCGCAAAACTAGAACAAAAAAAGATGTGTAATCTGCCAAGCACTTATTTTTAACGAATGTCAACCTTAATGACAAAAAGGTGTGCTAAAATTAAAACCGCTGGTAAAGAATACAGCTGCTATTTATATCTATGTTGTTGATTGATTTATTGTCGGTTTTCGTACTCTATAAAGGTGGTCTATTTTTTCGGTAATTTTTAACTTATAGGAGACACAATGTCTACAACAGGAAAAGTCAAATGGTTTGACGCAAAAAAAGGATTTGGTTTTATTGAGCAAGAAAGTGGTGATGATGTATTTGTTCACTTCCGTGCTATTCAAGGCGATGGTTACAAATCATTAGAAGAGGGTCAAGAAGTGGAGTTTGACCTAGAAGATGGTGAAAAAGGTCCGCAAGCCGCGAACGTTTACCCAAAATAATTTTCTAATTATTTAAATAAATAAACCCAGTTTAATCGCTGGGTTTTTTATTGTCTACAATAATATACCTTGTTCTAAGAGTTTCTTATACCATAACCTGCTTGGTGTAGTTATTGCATTTTTTGTATTGCCATTTATATTCTATAGCAAATAGGCTATTATCTAAATTTAACTCTATTTTTATTATTTGTTGTTATAGAATGTGGGCTAAACTGTATTAGCTGGACGAAAACACCCCCCTACAGTTTCAAGATATTGATTGATAGCAATAGTTTTTTCTTGGTCTGAGCACATAACAATAAGTCAAGAAATAACACAACTCTTACCAGTCATTAATAATCTGTTTTAAATAAAATCAAATTTATACTACTTGTACATTCTGATTGGTCAAAATCAGCCAAAAGATGTAGCTAAAATTAATCACAAGCTGCAAAATAATCCGAAAAATCGAAAGACGGAGAGTTTGTTGTAAATCTAACATATTTAATATTATTATTCTCATTGATCTCGCTAAATTTATTATCATAATCTGCTATAAATAATAGATACTGGGTATCTTAAGATGATAAGTTACTTGGCATATTTAATGTTTGATATTCTCTATTTGATGTATCATCAGAGGCTATAACTGGAGTCGTCAGTATCTAGGAGCTCGTCTGAGCTATCAAGGCGTGTATTCTCCGATAAATAATACCCAGTTTTAACACTGTTCATATCACTATTTAAAACATTGCCTGAATAATTAATATCAACATAAGAAGTTATTTCTCCACCAACTTCAACATTATATTTGTCAGCACCATCAACCTCTTACCAAGCCATTATTGCTTTTGATCCCTCTACTTTAACTGATACTTGGTCGCGCCCATCAATAGCATCCTAATATATTACAATCGCTTCATGTGTTATATACTCACCAGTTGTGTTTAGAGTGCTGGGCGTATCTTGGATTTACTCAATTTTAAAATATAATGGCTCTGCCCATGTACTACATCCAGCATCATTACACGCTGTAATATTCCAGTAATACTTATATCTAGCAGTTAAGTCGCTTGACACACTTAAAGATGTACCAACTACATTGGTTTTATTCAGCACTAAACCACCCGTATCCAAATCTTTAACAGAAACGGTGTAATACTTCAGCACCATCAGTTGTATTTCAAGATAAAACTGGATTGAGGCTTGTTAGTATCAACCCTGAAGATCTTGAGCTACCAGGAGATACAAGTATTGGTTTCTTAGGTATAGAAGTGCTATCACCAGTTACACTAATATATATACGTTCTTTATTTATTTTTACACCTTTAATTAAAACAATTTCACACTCTATATTAAAGTTTCCAGTTTGATTAAAAAAAGTACTGCCATTCTTATTACATGTTAAATTAACAGACCTGTCTTTAAACTTATCAAACAAAGATGGAAATGTCCGATAAACGACCTTAAATTCAATTACTTCATTGCTTTTAAAATCTTGTGAGAATTTTTTATAAAATCATAAGCCGAGCTAACAACTTTACTGTTACGAAAATCTTTTAGCGCTTTCTTCAGATTGAAAAAAATCCACAACAGGAGTGATAAAATAATTGTATATAGATTTGCTATCCAATTCTACTGAGCTTATATTATTACTTTCTATTGCTTGGTTTATTATTGATAGCATTTTATTTTCGCTATAACCATCTTTACCCCCATATTTTCATTTATCATTTAAATTAATAGTGTATAAATAGTATGGTTTTTTGTAACCTCAATAAGCGTTTTCTCTTTAGATAAAAAGTCAGTGCTTGCGTATATATCATGAATTGTAGTTGCTAAACTAGTTTCAACAGCAGACACGCATTGAGAAGATTTTTGAGACAGGTCTACATCTTTCCCGCATTTTGCTAACGCAATTGTGTTAAATAATATTTTTACAGTATGCTCATCTGCAAACGCCATTGCGATGAGAAAAACAAGGAGCCCCTATTACTTCCTGCTAAAAAATGAATTTCTGTGCCATATTTTAATAATTCACTGTATTTCAAAAATACTTTTACAGATTCTTCAACACTGTGCTCTGATATTTTGTATATATTCCCAACTGCAGATAGCGTTATATACAAGCTTTAGAACACGAGTCTATATTCACACACACCTCTATCTGAACTACCCCAATAGAACCAAATAGTAAATTGCCAAGTTTAAATGTAACAATATCGTTGTTTACGTAATTAAATTCACCCTTATTGTTAGTTAATCTAATAACACCACTAGCTGTGTTTTTATTACTGACTAATTTTCCAGTTGATGCAGTACCCTTTCTCTTTCTAATGCTTTAGATGCTGCCCCTCTATCTACCCACTTGAAAACAATTATTTTTTACCATCATTGGTTCTGGTTCTATCATTGGAATGGAGCCAGGTAAATTATGTTGCATTAAGACAGCATAGGGGTTTTTAGAAGACTCTAACTCAACTAAAGCTGCAACACCAAGAGGCTTGAACATTTTTTCTCCTTGATTGTGTTTCTCTATTAATTCAAGCGAACCAACATGTTTTCCAGAATAATCTCCTTCAATAACTAGCTTATTGGGTTTTCTTCTAACAAGTCTCCAGTGATGGTCTGTTCCATTGTCAGCTTCTAAAAAAAATTCTTTACCTTTGTAGTAATCAATTTAATTAAATTAAATTTCCACATCTCCTTTCTTCATCTTTCCTTGTTGTAAAATCTATTATAAAATTTTCAGTTACCTCTCAATATGAGACTAAAACAGCCTCATTATACATTTCAAAGAACATGTCATCAGCCTTCGCAAATTTTGGAAAAACAAGCGAAAAGCGCTTGATTTATCTCAACGAGCATTTGCTAGAAAGCATAATTACGACTATTTACTTATTAGTAAGATTGAGCGTGGTGATAGAAGGCTTGACAGCATCAAAACTGTTCAATATTGTAAAAACTTAAAGGTTAATTCCTTATGAGTTAATTGATATTATTTTAGAAAGCCTGAATTGAAGGATGTAAATGATTTTTGCTTAAATTTAGACACAGTGAGCATATTCTCAAAAAAGTAATACATTAAACTAACTACCTATGAAAACATTTTATTGGTATGACTATGAAACTTTTGGCATTTCGCCAAGAATAGATAGAATCTCTCAATTTGCTGGTATCAGGACTGATGAGAATTTTAATATTTTAGATGAGCAGATGTTTTACTGCAAGCCAACTCATGATTGTTTGCCATCACCTGAGGCTTGTTTTATAACTGGTATTAGCCCACAATTGTGTGAACAAAAAGGCATGATTGAACATGAATTTATTAAAAAAATTCATGTTCAATTCTCAACGCCAAATACCTGTGTTGTGGGTTACAATTCAATTCGTTTTGATGATGAATTTACTCGTCACACGCTGTATCGTAATTTTATAGACCCTTATACTTGGCATTGGCAAAATAGCAATACTCGCTGGGATATATTAGACGTTGTGCGACTGTGCTACGCACTTAAAAAAGATACAAGCCTTAAATGGGTTCATGATGAACAAGGCAAACCAGTCTTTAAACTTGATAAATTGTCACTTACTAATGACATTGAACATGCAAATGCACATGATGCTTTGGCTGATGTGCACGCCACTATTGCCATTGCTAAAATTATCAAGCAAACACAACCTCAATTGTTTGACTATAGCTTTAGTTTAAGAGAGAAGAAAACAGTCGCCTCTAAAATTAGTCTACTTGAGCCAATGTTACATACAACTGGTATGTATCCAGCACAACTGTCTTGTACTCGATTATCCGTTGCACTGGCTTATCATCCTGAGCATAACGACCGAGCGCTGGTGTTTAACCTGGATCAAGATCCTTGTATTTTGCTAGAACTTGGCATTGAAGCACTTAAAACTTTGATATTTACCAAGCAATCTGAACTACCAAAAGAGCAAGAAAGATTACAAATTAAAGAGTTAATTTTTAATAAAAGTCCGATGTTTGTCCCTAATGTTTATAAACTTGAGCCAAAAATTATTAAGCAGTTAAATATTGATACGAATCAATGTATGCGGCATCTCACTTTTATCAAAGACAACCAACTCAAGATTAGTAAAGTCGTACAAGATTTATACAAAAACGATCAAAAACGCATTGCAGCAAAAGATATAGACCAATCGCTTTATGATGGTTTTATTGACAATGCTGATAAGCGTATTTGCAACCAAATTCAAGTCTTATCTGTTAAAGAATTAGGCGTGTTTCATCCAAAATTTAAGGACAAAAAGCTCTCAACATTACTCATGCACTTTAAAGCTAGAAATTATCCCAACACTTTAACCGAAGAGGAAAAAGAAGACTGGTTTGAAACTGTACAAGGGCGAGTCCAAACAGGTGAAAATGGCTATACAGCTATTGATGATTACCTAGCAAGAATTAACGCAATGAGGCAACAACACCCAGAACAAGAAGAATTATGGCAACAACTTGAAACTTATAGTAAATCGTTCTTTTAGGGTATTTTGCCTTAAATTTAAATATAAGGTATAATATTCGGCATTGAGAAAAAAAATAGGCAAAGAAAAAATGAACGCCGAGACACGTACAGAAATGTTTGGAAGGTTGCTTAAAAAGATACCAAATCCAACCACAGAATTAAACTATTCAACACCATTTGAACTATTGGTGGCCGTGACATTATCCGCCCAAGCGACTGATAAAAGTGTTAACAAGGTCACTGATAAATTGTTTCCAATTGCCAATACACCTAAAGCTATTTTTAAATTAGGCGAAGACACACTCCGAGACACCATAAGAAGCATTGGTCTGTTCAACTCAAAAGCCAAACACATTATTCAAGCTTGTAAAATTTTGATTGAGAAATACAACTCAGGTGTGCCCGAAACTCGTAAAGAGTTAGAAGCACTACCTGGTGTTGGTCGTAAAACTGCCAATGTTGTGCTTAATACTGCCTTTGGTCATCCAACGATTGCGGTTGATACGCATATTTATCGTGTGGCAAACCGCACCGCTATTGCGAGTGGCAAAACTGTATTAGAGGTAGAGAAAAAATTGGTTAAATTCATCCCTGATGAGTACCGAGTGCCTGCGCACCACTTAATGATTCTACATGGTCGCTATACCTGTAAAGCCCGCTCTCCATTATGTACAGAGTGTATTTTGCTTGACCTTTGTGAATACGAAGAGAAAAACTTATAAACCTTTAAGTGTTTTACACTTAAGATAGAGCACAACAACGACAATTCCTTGCTAATGCTTAGCAAAAGTTCTTAAACAAGTAATCACTTGATTTGTTGAAAACTCAACTCACTCAGGTGATTGAAATACATCCTGGATATCACAAACTGATTAGTGGCATTGAGTCTGACTATTTTCTAGAAAGTGGTGGGATTAATCCTTATTTATACATTTATCCCCAAGGAAGCAAATGTCCATTAATCAGCCATAAGGTATTAATACCTATTATCAAACAATTCTGCGCAAGGTTAAAGATCCACACCAAGCTAAACATTTAATGATGGGTTGTAGCACAAAATGACAAAACTCGACTTATTATCGAGCTGGATAATTATAAAACCAAATAAGGAAAATCTTTGTTAAATCTGCCAACTAACAAAATTACTAAGCAATTGCAAACCATCGTGCTGTGATTTTTCAGGATGAAATTGCACTGCAAATAGTTTATCTTGAGTAATGGCACAAGTGAAATCAATACCATAATTGGTTGAACCAGCAATCACATCTGCATGACTGGCTTCTATATAATAACTATGCACACTATAAAAACGTGCATAGTTATTAATATTATGCCAAAGCGGATGCTCTATTGTTTGTTTCACCGTATTCCAGCCCATATGTGGTACTTTGAGGTTATTTTTAGCGAATTTAACAACATTACCTGAAATGATGGACAAACCATCAATGCCGTTATTTTCCTCGCTATGATCAAATAAAAGTTGCAACCCTAAGCAGATGCCCAAAAATGGTTTTTCATCAACACAACGCTTGATAACATCTACTAATCCATGTTGTGTTAATGCTTTCATACATGCACCCATTGCGCCTTGTCCTGGAAAAACAATACGATCAACGTTTGTGATTAAATCAGCATTATCAGTCAAAAAAACTTTATCATTCGGAGCGACATGCTCAAGTGCTTTTTGCACGCTACGCACATTGCCCATGCCATAATCAATAATTGCAATACTTTGCACGAATGTTTAAAGCAAGCCTTTGGTGGAAGGAATCATGCCTTTTTGACGTTCGTCTTTAGTTATTGCCATACGTAATGCTCTGCCAAATGCCTTGAAGATAGTTTCAGCCTGATGATGAGAATTAACGCCTTTAAGATTGTCAATATGCAGTGTAATCAACGCATGGTTCACAAAGCCTTGGAAAAATTCTGAAATCAAATCAACATCGAAAGTGCCAATCATAGCGCGCATAAAACTCACATTTAAATCCAAACTAGGGCGGCCAGAAAGATCTAACACAACACGTGATAGCGCTTCATCCAGTGGCACATAAGAATAACCATAACGGGTAAAGCCTTTTTTATCACCGACTGCTTGAACAAAGGCTTTACCCAATGTAATTCCAATATCTTCAACACTGTGGTGATCATCAATTTGTGTATCACCATCGCATTTAATGGTTAAATCCATTAAACCGTGCCGTGCAACTTGATCCAGCATATGATCCAAAAATGGCACACCGGTGTCTATATTTGCTTGACCTGTGCCATATAAATTGAGTTCAACACTAATATCAGTTTCATTGGTTTTTCTAGATACTTTAATCATATTCATTCTGCAAGTATTGACAGCAATAATCGCCCATATAATACAAATTATATAAGGGATAAATAGCCCAAACCCAAAGGTGATAGAACCAATAATTGCGGTAATAGCCAGCATAATCAAAGCGCCAATAACACTTGCATAAAACAGCCCGATTGGCCCTAAAAATATGGCTAAAAGAATGGCAAACAACAAGGCTTTTAGTGGGTAGTTTTTGTGATGACACGATTTATAAATACTCCTCAATTAGAATCTCAGCAATTTGTACCGTATTGAGTGCTGCACCTTTGCGAATATTATCAGAAACCACCCATAGATTTAAGCCTTTTTCATGGGAAATATCCTCACGGATACGGCTCACAAACGTATCATCATGGCTAATTGCTTCAACAAATGGTGTGGCATAACCACCATCGTCGCGTTTATCCATAACCGTAACACCATTCGCTTTTGACAAAATATTAGTGGCTTCAGCCGCAGTAATTTTTCTTATAGTTTCGATATTAATCGCTTCAGAATGCCCATAAATAACAGGCACACGTACCGCTGTTGGATTAACTGAAATGTCTTCATCCTCAAAAATCTTTTTCGTCTCCCATACCATTTTCATCTCCTCCTTGGTATAGCCATTATCTTGAAAAACATCAATATGTGGGATGACATTAAACGCAATCTGCTTTGGATAGACCTCAACATCAACCTTAGTATTACCACTTAATAATTTAGTTGTTTGGTCGATTAATTCACTAATCGCCTCCTTGCCAGAACCCGACACCGCTTGATAAGTCGCCACATTAATGCGCTTAATCCCCACCGCATCATAAATCGGTTTGAGTGCCACCAGCATTTGAATGGTTGAACAATTTGGATTAGCAATAATATTGCGCTTTGTATAATCTGCAATTACATGTGGATTTACCTCTGGCACAACCAAAGGAATATCCTTATCACGACGAAAATATGCCGTATTATCAATCACCACACACCCTGCCTTAGCCGCAATCGGTGCATATTTCTCAGAAATACTGCCACCTGCTGAAAACAACCCTATTTGCACTTTCGAAAAATCAAAGGCACTTAAGTCTTGTACCATCCAACTTTTATCCTGACAAAATACTTTCTTACCAGAAGAATTGACACTCGCTAAAGGATATAAATTATTAATTGGAAAATCGCGCTGCTCTAAAATAGAAAGAATCGCTTCACCCACCACGCCTGTTGCGCCCACAACACAAACATCAAACTTCTTGCTCATAGTATAAAAATGTAAGACTTAAAAAAGGAGTATTATACTTAAATTTTAATCGGTATTTTCTTTGTCAAAATCTGACTATTATTGGGCTGTTTAGCTTTTGTCCAAATGTTGCTTAATTTTTCTTGCGCCGTATACCAAAGACAAGCAAAACAAGATAAAAGAATACTAACAAACTAACAAGCAGTAATTCCTCATAACACAAAATTTTATCGATGAGTATAACTTTATCGCTATGTTTGTTTTGTTGTAATTTTTAGCCTGTTTAAAATCTGAGTAAAAGATATCATTATCAATATCTTCATGTATCTCAATAATTTTTTCAATATTGCTAATATTGGTTGAAATGTCAAATATGTAATAAAAAATATTACCAAACCAATAACAATGCCGATAAAAATCCAAATAACAATAATAGGTTGCCATGTTTCAGGCAAGCCGTTCAAGTATGGGTAGAGCTTCTAATTGGTATGCCTAAGTTAAACATGATTATCAATATCAATAAATTGGTGTTTAAACCTAAATTTATCGCTTAGGTATTGGCATAAGGCTTGTACGCCATAGCGCTCAGTGGCGTGGTGTCCTGCAGAGATAAAGGCAATATTGTTTTCTTTAGCAATCGCCGGGATTTTCTCAGAGACTTCACCCGTAATAAAACAATCGGCATCAATGTTAATGGCATGTTCAATGTAGGTTTGTGCACTGCCACTATACCATGCGATACGTTTTAATATTTTATCATCCGCACCAAAAACTAACGGCGTGCGACTCAAGACTTGTTTTATGGTATTGGAAAAACTGCCTAGCGTAGTGTCAACTTCCCCTTGCCAGACTAGCGTATCGCCAATCGACGTGGGGTTTTTAATGTTAAAGCGTTGGGCAAGTTGGGCATTGTTGCCTACTTTTGGATGAGCATCGAGTGGTAGGTGGTAGGCGAATAAATTAATATTGTGTTTTAATAGTGCTTTAATGCGGTTTTTTTTGATGCCTATTATGGCTGAATTTTCATTTTTCCAAAAAAATCCATGATGGACAAACAGTGCATCTGCCCCTTCATCAATTGCTCTATCAATCAAATCTTGATTGGCACTCACGCCTGAAATGATTTTAGTAATATTAGGCTTACCTTCAATTTGTAAACCGTTCGGGCAATAATCATGAAATGCATCTACATTAAGATAATCATGGCAATACTTAGATAATGTTTTATTGTCAATCATAGAAACTTTTTACAATGTTGATAAATTTTTGATTTTGCTCTTCAGTACCAATTGTCACACGTAAACAATCAGTTAGTTGCTTCGTGGCACTTAAATTTTTAATTAAAATACCATTTTCTTTCAAAAATTCAAATAGTTCGTTTGCATTAAGTGCTTTAAATAAAATAAAATTTGCTTGCGATAGATAAACTTTTAAAAAATTTATTTTGACAAGTTTATCAAATAATGTCTGACGCTCAGCAAGAATAATACTAGCATTGGCATTAATCATGTTTTTTTCTTGCAAAAGAAAATTAGCGCTCACTTGGGTTAAGGTATTAATGTTGTAAGGTAGGCGTAATTTATCTAATTGGCTGACTGTGTCTTGCGTGGCAATTAACAAACCTAAGCGCAAACCTGCAAAGCCAATTTTAGAAACCGTTCTAAGCAAAACTAAGTTTGGATACTGAGCAATATCGGCTAAAAAACTGTCCGTTGCATACGTATAATAAGCCTCATCAAGCACCACCATTGCCTTGGTTGAAGTGATGATACGCTCAATAACTATGCGATTAAATACATTGCCTGTTGGATTATTTGGATAAGAAATAAAAATTAATTTAGGATTGTGGGTTTCTATCGCCTTTTGCATGACATCAGCGTCAATCTCAAAATCATTCGTCAATGGAACGCTTTGATAATTAAGACGTGCAAATTTTGCAATCATCTCATACATCACAAAACTTGGCTCAACGCTTAAAACGGTGTCTTGTGCATCACATGCCAATGCTAATAGTTGAATCAGCTCATCCGAGCCATTGCCCAATAGCACGCCAAATTCATCAGGAATATCCATCAACTTACGCAAAGTTTGTTGTGTCTCGTTAGCACTGGCACTTGGATAGCGATTAAGTTGTGCATCGACTAGATAGGTCAAATACTGACCTGTTAACTCATCAGATAAAAGAAATGGCGACTCCATCGCATCCAACTTCACCATATTGGTAGAAGGAGGTATATGATAAGCATTAATTGCTTTAATGTCAGGGCGTAGCCAGTTGTTAATAAAACTCATGATGGTTTTTGTCTATTAGGATGAAACTGCATTTTACCAATACTCTTGGCGTTTAACAAAGTTTGATAAGTATACTCCAGAGCGCACTTGCAAGCAATTTCAACACCCAAGCCTGATGCAATTAATGCACTGATTGCACTAGAGAGTGTACAACCAGAGCCATGATAATCACCAGGTAACTTTTGATAAATAAAATTCTGAACTAGTGTTTCGTGGTGATACAACCGATGTTCAATGACATCGTCAGATACATCAGTTTTAGTGAGTAAAATCCAATTACAAAAGAGTTTTTTAATGGCCTTTTGTTCATCTTGCTCATCTGCCAAAATTTGTAATTCTGCTAAATTAGGCGTGATAATTTTTGCTAATGGTAACAATTGTTGTTTTAAAACATCAATTAAAACAACATCTAAAAAACCACAATCACTACTAGATTTCACAATTGGATCAAGGATGATAGTTTTATTTTTAACCAACTTGGCAATGGTTTTAATTTGCTTAATTGAAGATAACAAGCCAATTTTCACCACTTCAAAATTAACATCGGCTTGCAAATGTTTAAACTGCCTAATAAGTAAATCGCAATCCACTTTATTCAAGCTTTTAATTGATGCTGTATTTTGTACCGTAAGGTTAGTAATAATAGGTAACGGTGTTACACCAAATTGATTAATAGTTTCAATATCAGCAACCAATCCTGCGCCGCCACAAGGGTCAAGTCCTGATAAGACTAAAACTGTATCATTCAAGTTTGCTTTCTTTCTTAATTAAGAAATCCACCACTTTTAGCATATTAGTATGCGAGCCTGCATGCGTGGCATCGGTTAAATATTTACCATTAATAACCATAACTGGCACACCAGTAATCTTATATTTAAGTGTGTTTAGCTTAGATTTATTCACTTTAATTTTTACACTAAAGGAGTCAAATGCTTTTTCGACCTTATTTTTATCAACACCAAAACTTGCCACCCAGTCAACAAAACTCTCTTTAGAGTTAAAGCGTCTATTCTTTGTGTGAATTGCATCAAATAACGCCTCGTGCAATTTTTCAACTAGGTTTAATTCTTCTAATACAAAGTAAAAAATCGCCCCATTTAACCAACGCTTAGAAAACATTGCTGATTGGCGCACAAACTCAACATTACTAGGCTTAGTTTTAAGCCAACCGTTTATTAGCGGCTCAAGATTATAACAATGTGGGCAATAGTACCAAAATAACTCACGCACCTCAATTTTATCGCCTGTTGTCGTTTTAACTGGCTTATCAAGTACTATATAATCTATGCCAGCCTCATAATCTTGTGAAAATGCAAAACTAGAAAGCGAAATTAGCAGGACAAATAGTGTCTTTTTTATCATTATTCCTTGTTTAAGATTCTAATATTATACGATTTTAACTCATTCATAGTTGCACGTAACTGATCATAGGTCTTATGTTGTTGCGGGTGGATTAAATTTGGACTTAATTCTGCCAATGGCATAAGTACAAAGTTATACTTCAGAATATCGCCTCTTGGCAGGTTGTGACGTTGATTAATAACTTCATCATATAAAGTTAAGTCAAGGTCAATTGAGCGTGATGAAAATTTTGGCACTTCTCTATCTCTACCAAGATTATCCTCAATGTCATGTAAAACACTGACCACTTTAGAAATTGTTAAATGAGTGGTTGCATTAATACCAATGTTATAAAAATTATCACCTTTAAACCCAAAGGCTTTAGACTCATAAACCCTAGAAAAAACTGTATTTTCAAATACTGTTTGAATGGCGCCAATAGCCTTAGACAAATTTTCCCTACGGTTTTGATTTGAGCCGATATTGATGTGGATATTAGCCATTACTACGCTCAATAATGACACCCACTCCGCGTGCACCTGTCAATACTTTTCCTTTATTCAAAGTGAGTTTTATCCAAGTAACTTCAAATTCTTTCAATACAGTTTGGGTGATCTTTTCTGCCAAGGTCTCGACCAACTGACACTCACTATTTTGCACAAAATTAATCAAACGCTTTGACACCGCCTTATAATCCAAGGCTTGGTCAATATGATCAGTTTTACTAGCCGCTTTAATATCAGTTGACATCTCAATATCTAGCACAATATCTTGACGAATTTTTCGCTCCCAATCGTAAATACCAATAACGGTGTCAATTTTTAATCCTTGTATAAATACAATATCCATAGTAACATTTTGAGCAACTAAAATTACTCATTCAATTAAACTAAGAAAGCATCATGTTACCTGAGTTACCCTTTGCCATTCTTCTTCTCATTAGTTATCTAATCGGCTCAATTTCAACAGCAATTATTATTTGTAAAATGCTTAATCTACCCGATCCTAGAACTCAAGGGTCAAACAACCCAGGCGCAACTAATGTATTACGCATTGGCGGCAAAAAAGCGGCCGCAATCACACTCATTGGTGATGGGCTCAAAGGTGCAATCCCAGTATTAATCGCCCACTACCTAGCCTTTAACATGTTTAATATTACTTGGGTTGTTTTGGTGGTATTTTTAGGCCATGTATATCCCATCCTCTTTGGCTTGAAAGGTGGAAAAGGGGTTGCGACTTTTTTAGGCGCTTTGCTTGCTCTTAGTTATCTTACTGGGTTTGGCTTTATCATCACTTGGGTTTTTGTGGCAAAAGTACTGAAAATTTCATCACTCTCAGCACTAATCGCTACTGCACTCACG harbors:
- the hisH gene encoding imidazole glycerol phosphate synthase subunit HisH, translating into MQSIAIIDYGMGNVRSVQKALEHVAPNDKVFLTDNADLITNVDRIVFPGQGAMGACMKALTQHGLVDVIKRCVDEKPFLGICLGLQLLFDHSEENNGIDGLSIISGNVVKFAKNNLKVPHMGWNTVKQTIEHPLWHNINNYARFYSVHSYYIEASHADVIAGSTNYGIDFTCAITQDKLFAVQFHPEKSQHDGLQLLSNFVSWQI
- the hisB gene encoding imidazoleglycerol-phosphate dehydratase HisB, producing the protein MIKVSRKTNETDISVELNLYGTGQANIDTGVPFLDHMLDQVARHGLMDLTIKCDGDTQIDDHHSVEDIGITLGKAFVQAVGDKKGFTRYGYSYVPLDEALSRVVLDLSGRPSLDLNVSFMRAMIGTFDVDLISEFFQGFVNHALITLHIDNLKGVNSHHQAETIFKAFGRALRMAITKDERQKGMIPSTKGLL
- a CDS encoding aspartate-semialdehyde dehydrogenase, with amino-acid sequence MSKKFDVCVVGATGVVGEAILSILEQRDFPINNLYPLASVNSSGKKVFCQDKSWMVQDLSAFDFSKVQIGLFSAGGSISEKYAPIAAKAGCVVIDNTAYFRRDKDIPLVVPEVNPHVIADYTKRNIIANPNCSTIQMLVALKPIYDAVGIKRINVATYQAVSGSGKEAISELIDQTTKLLSGNTKVDVEVYPKQIAFNVIPHIDVFQDNGYTKEEMKMVWETKKIFEDEDISVNPTAVRVPVIYGHSEAINIETIRKITAAEATNILSKANGVTVMDKRDDGGYATPFVEAISHDDTFVSRIREDISHEKGLNLWVVSDNIRKGAALNTVQIAEILIEEYL
- the hisC gene encoding histidinol-phosphate transaminase, with the protein product MSFINNWLRPDIKAINAYHIPPSTNMVKLDAMESPFLLSDELTGQYLTYLVDAQLNRYPSASANETQQTLRKLMDIPDEFGVLLGNGSDELIQLLALACDAQDTVLSVEPSFVMYEMIAKFARLNYQSVPLTNDFEIDADVMQKAIETHNPKLIFISYPNNPTGNVFNRIVIERIITSTKAMVVLDEAYYTYATDSFLADIAQYPNLVLLRTVSKIGFAGLRLGLLIATQDTVSQLDKLRLPYNINTLTQVSANFLLQEKNMINANASIILAERQTLFDKLVKINFLKVYLSQANFILFKALNANELFEFLKENGILIKNLSATKQLTDCLRVTIGTEEQNQKFINIVKSFYD
- the nth gene encoding endonuclease III, whose translation is MNAETRTEMFGRLLKKIPNPTTELNYSTPFELLVAVTLSAQATDKSVNKVTDKLFPIANTPKAIFKLGEDTLRDTIRSIGLFNSKAKHIIQACKILIEKYNSGVPETRKELEALPGVGRKTANVVLNTAFGHPTIAVDTHIYRVANRTAIASGKTVLEVEKKLVKFIPDEYRVPAHHLMILHGRYTCKARSPLCTECILLDLCEYEEKNL
- a CDS encoding Nif3-like dinuclear metal center hexameric protein, whose amino-acid sequence is MIDNKTLSKYCHDYLNVDAFHDYCPNGLQIEGKPNITKIISGVSANQDLIDRAIDEGADALFVHHGFFWKNENSAIIGIKKNRIKALLKHNINLFAYHLPLDAHPKVGNNAQLAQRFNIKNPTSIGDTLVWQGEVDTTLGSFSNTIKQVLSRTPLVFGADDKILKRIAWYSGSAQTYIEHAINIDADCFITGEVSEKIPAIAKENNIAFISAGHHATERYGVQALCQYLSDKFRFKHQFIDIDNHV
- a CDS encoding cold shock domain-containing protein, which encodes MSTTGKVKWFDAKKGFGFIEQESGDDVFVHFRAIQGDGYKSLEEGQEVEFDLEDGEKGPQAANVYPK
- the sbcB gene encoding exodeoxyribonuclease I; this encodes MKTFYWYDYETFGISPRIDRISQFAGIRTDENFNILDEQMFYCKPTHDCLPSPEACFITGISPQLCEQKGMIEHEFIKKIHVQFSTPNTCVVGYNSIRFDDEFTRHTLYRNFIDPYTWHWQNSNTRWDILDVVRLCYALKKDTSLKWVHDEQGKPVFKLDKLSLTNDIEHANAHDALADVHATIAIAKIIKQTQPQLFDYSFSLREKKTVASKISLLEPMLHTTGMYPAQLSCTRLSVALAYHPEHNDRALVFNLDQDPCILLELGIEALKTLIFTKQSELPKEQERLQIKELIFNKSPMFVPNVYKLEPKIIKQLNIDTNQCMRHLTFIKDNQLKISKVVQDLYKNDQKRIAAKDIDQSLYDGFIDNADKRICNQIQVLSVKELGVFHPKFKDKKLSTLLMHFKARNYPNTLTEEEKEDWFETVQGRVQTGENGYTAIDDYLARINAMRQQHPEQEELWQQLETYSKSFF